The following are encoded together in the Silurus meridionalis isolate SWU-2019-XX chromosome 2, ASM1480568v1, whole genome shotgun sequence genome:
- the dkk2 gene encoding dickkopf-related protein 2 — MLALTRSSRCCCLLALLLLLLRSPAGVKASGHSKNNNSIKTSPLGEASTTATAPAAAAAAAASAHPDSAAAHAPAKKANVPEQLYSSEKQCSSDKDCAVSNYCHSSQHGPSRCVTCRRRKKRCHRDAMCCPGNRCSNFICVAFPENLMTHHISPKEQKKLSKDKGWKKNGKVQTKVSLKGHEGDSCLRSSDCSEGYCCARHFWTKICKPVLRQGEVCTKQRKKGSHNLEIFQRCDCAKGLVCKVWKDATSYSKSRLHVCQRT; from the exons ATGCTGGCGCTGACACGGAGCTCGCGCTGCTGCTGTTTGCTCGcgcttctgctgctgctgctgcggaGCCCCGCGGGCGTGAAAGCGTCCGGACACAGCAAGAACAACAACTCCATTAAAACCTCGCCCCTCGGTGAGGCTTCCACGACCGCAACAGCCCCTGCAGCAGCCGCCGCAGCCGCCGCGTCCGCGCACCCGGACAGCGCCGCCGCTCACGCGCCCGCCAAGAAGGCCAACGTCCCCGAGCAG CTGTACAGCAGTGAGAAGCAGTGCAGCAGTGATAAGGACTGTGCGGTCAGTAATTACTGTCACAGCTCTCAGCACGGCCCGTCGCGATGCGTCACCTGCCGCCGGAGGAAGAAGCGATGCCACAGAGATGCCATGTGCTGCCCCGGGAACCGCTGCAGCAACT TTATCTGCGTCGCGTTCCCCGAGAACCTCATGACTCATCACATCTCACCGAAGGAGCAAAAAAAGCTAAGCAAAGACAAAGGCTGGAAAAAGAATGGGAAAGTCCAGACCAAGGTCTCCCTCAAAG GTCATGAGGGCGACTCTTGCCTGCGTTCTTCCGACTGTTCAGAAGGTTACTGCTGTGCCCGCCACTTCTGGACCAAGATCTGCAAGCCGGTTCTGCGCCAAGGCGAAGTGTGCACCAAACAACGCAAGAAAGGCTCGCACAACTTGGAGATCTTTCAGCGCTGTGACTGTGCCAAAGGCCTGGTGTGCAAAGTGTGGAAAGACGCCACGTCCTACTCCAAGTCCAGACTGCATGTGTGCCAGCGGACCTGA